The Paenibacillus amylolyticus genome contains the following window.
GAACCAACGTTGCAGGCTCACTTTGTAGCAGAAATCTTCAAAGAAGTGAAACGCCGCTGGGGATTGCATACGACACTGGACAGCAACGGATTTAATGAACCGGAACGTATTCACGATCTGTTGGATCACACGGACCTGGTTCTGCTGGATCTCAAGCATATTGATGACGAGAAACATATCAAGCTGACAGGCAAATCCAATGAAAGAACATTGAAAACGGCCAAGTGGTTATCGGAGCAAGGTCGGAAAATGTGGATACGCCACGTGTACGTGCCTGGCATTCATAACGAGGAAGAGGATCTGCTTAACCTCGGACGGTTTATTGGCACATTAAATGGCGTCGAAAAGTTCGAAATTCTCCCATACCATCAGATGGGGATCTACAAATGGGAAGCACTCGGCAAAGTATATCCACTGGATGGCGTTCCTTCGCCAAGTGAAGAAGAAGTGGAGCGGGCGTATCGCCTGATCGAACAAGGTCGCCAGGAAACAGCTGGCGTGACCTGTCCCGGTAAGTAACTACCTTTATATATGGTAAAACAATCAACCAAGCAGTCCTTGCGACCTAGTTCGCAGGGGCTGTTTTTTGGTTTCTCAACATCTGGCCAAGGCGATTATTTGTCCAGTGAAGGATTTTATCCCTCCATTGATGAATTGTCATCCTTACGATGTAAGCTCCGGCTTTTTATAATCAGAGTGTAAAGCCAAATGCTCAATATCTTGAGGAGGGTCAACCAGATGAAAAAAGGAATGACATTACTGCTTTCATTATTGCTTATCACTTCATGGACTTTGGCGGGATGTTCTAGCTCAAGTAACGAGCCACAGCAGGGCGCAGGCAATACACCTGTGGAGGAGACAAGCAAGGAACCGGTTGAGATGCTTCTTCGCCACACGCAGGTGGGGGCTGATAAACAGAAAAGACTGGCGATCCTGCAGGATGTTGTGGACCAAGTTGAAGGAGAGATACCCAATCTGACCTTTACGCTGGATGGTGTCGAATCCGATGTGAATCGCAAGGAAAAGCTTCGCGGAGAGATGGCGGCAGGCAACCCGCCGGATATATTTGAACTGTTCGGTAGCCCGGATTCCAAAGTATATGCCAAGGAAGGCATGCTGCTTGATTTGACCCCGATTCTACAAGAGTTGGGTATCCAGGACCAGTTTACATCCCTTGAACCGTTTACGTATGAAGGCAAGGTATATGGACTGCCGATTGGCGGTTCAGGCGAAGGTTTTTTCTACAACAAAGAGTATTTTGAAAAAAAAGGATGGAAAGCGCCAACCACCATGGCCGAACTGGATAATATACTAGCCGAGATCAAGGCTGATGGCAAAGTACCGCTTGCTTCTGCATCCAAGGCAGGCTGGGTTCCGCTAATGTTAACCAACCACCTGTGGTCCCGCTATGCCGGGCCGGAGATTACTGCCAAATTTGCAACAGGTGAAGCAAAGTGGACCGACCCGGGTGTGGTGCAAGGTTTTGCCAAACACAAGGAGTGGGTGGATAAAGGTTATTTCAAAAAAGGTGAGCTGGGCTTCGAGTACGCCGAATATACCACGCAATTTACAAGCGGCGAAGCGGTACTAATGTATGACGGGACATGGAAATCATCTGTATTCAAAGAAGGTCAGAGCGGTGAATCGCTCATTGGCAAGGTTGGATTCTTCAATATGCCTCCGGTAGAGAACGGTGCAGGTGATCAGACTTCTTTGATGCGGGATGTGAACAATGGATACGGATTCTCGGCAGCCGTGGCGGATGACCCGCAGAAGCTGGAAGCCGTAAAGGCTTTTATCAAAAATTTCTACAATGAAGATATGCAGATCCGTGGTCTTGTAGAAGATGGTGTGTTGCCTGCGATGAAGCTGGACGAGAAAGTGCTGACCGATAGCATTACCGATGATCTGATGAAAGAAATTGTGGCCGTACTTAATGCATCCAAGACATCTTTCCCGGCATTTGATGCACTCGTTCAGGCTGATGTGACGACAGAGATCAGCAATCTGCAAATCCAGAAGTTGATTGGTGGGCAGACCACGCCAGAGAAAATGGCAGAAGAGCTGCAAAAGGTGCAGGAGGAAGCAAACGCTTCAGTGGAATAAATCAATCCAGGTTGAACTGCGATCGTTGAAGTGACTGAAGGAGGCTGACCATGAATACTTCACTCCGCAGCCCGTTAATCTATACGCTGTTTGTACTGCCGGCCTTAATTTTGTTTGTGATGTTCTTTCTGTACCCTATTGGCAGACTCCCTGTATTACAGTCTGACCAGTTGGAATGGGGTATCGGCTGAGCCACGTTTTGTGGGCTTATCCAACTATGTGAAGGCACTGACCGATGAACGATTTTGGATTTCCACACGGAATAATGGCTTTTTCATCGGGTTTTCGGTACTGATCCAGGTACCCCTGATTGTCCTGTTTTCGCTTCTGATTGCCAATGTGAAAAGGCTAAAAGGTCTGTACAAAACAGCTGTTTTTTTACCATCCATCATGTCGACAGCCGTGATTGGTATCTTATGGGGGTTCATCTATGAGCCTAATATCGGCCTGTTAAACAAAATGCTTCATGTGCTTGGCATCGATCCAATCTACTGGTTATCGGATAACCGATTTGCCATGTTGTCCATTTTGGTGACCAATGCATGGCAGTGGACGGGGTTTTACATTGTCATGGTGCTGGCCGCCATACTGGCGATTCCTCGTGACCTGGATGAAGCGGCTGCAATCGATGGCGCAACGGCAGTGCAACGAGCAATGCGAATTACATTGCCGCTGATCCGGCCAATCATTTCAGTGGTGATCATGTTGTCCATTGCAGGTGCCATGAAAGCAGCCGACATTGTGATTGTCATGACCAAAGGTGGGCCCGCTGGGTCCACCGAGGTTTTGGCGACCTATATGATCAAATATGCGATCACCAACTTCAAATATGGTTATGGCAATACCATTGCGGTACTGATCTTTGCTTTGACGCTTGTGCTCACCGCGCTGTATCAACTGCTGGTGGCGAGAAAGAGCGAGAAGGTGGAATATTGATGGCGAAAAGCATAAGAAGCAGTATACCTCATGTGTTGTTAATGTTGTATTTAATCGCGATTTTGTTCCCGTTTTTATTTGTAATCTTCTCTTCCTTCAAGCAGGATAATAATGAAATTGCTCTGAATCCATTCGGTCTGCCGACAACATGGGAGTTCAACAATTACGTGGAGGCTTGGGTGAATGCGAAGATTGGCACGTATTTCTGGAACAGCCTGTACATTTCGGTTCTGTCGTCCGCATGCACCATTGTTCTCGGAGCCATGTTTGCTTTTGCGGTAACCCGGATGAGACACCGAAGATGGAGTCTGTTTCTGTACAGCCTGATTCTGGCAGGTATGCTTATTCCCAACAATGCACTCATGCTGCCGATCTATCTGCTTGTTCGCAAAATGGGCATATTGGATACACATCTGGCATTGATCGTGCCCTACGTGGCGAATGCGATTCCCTTTACCATTATTATACTGGCGGCTTTTATGCGTTCTTTGCCGGGCGAGATTGAGGAAGCGGCGGTCATGGACGGCTTGAGGGCTCCCGGGATCTTTGCTAAAATAGTGATACCTCTTACGATTCCGGCCATCGTTACCGTTTTTATCGTTAATTTCCTCGGCAACTGGAATGAATTTTTACTCGCGAACTATTTCTTATCCACCGATAAATTGCGTACGCTGCCAGTGGGCATGGTCCAGTTTCGGGACCAATATCAGATGAATTATGCCCAGATGTCGGCAGGTATTGTATACAGTGTTGTACCTGTACTTGTGATCTACGCTATTCTCCAGGAGAAAATTATTGAAGGCGTAACTGCAGGTGGTGTTAAAGGTTAGTTAATACCATGAACCAGTTGATGGGGAGAACGGGATATGAACTTGCGAATGAAGCTGGCCTTGGCATTTCTGCTGCTGATCATCGTACCCATGTGTGCGCTTGGCATTGGCATGTTTCTGGTCACGTCACATACGATTGAGAAAAAATACAATCAACAGGCCGAATATGCGCTTCAGGCCATTAGTTATAATATCGAGAACGTATTTCAGCAGATTAATAATGTGACCGACAATGGGATAGCGACATCGGTTTTTCAAATGGCGTTGAACGCCAAGGACCCGACCAAGCAGGATCTGGGAACCGGTAATCAGTTGTCCCTGAATGCCAGCCAGCGCAATTTCCGTTCCCTTCTATATAATTATCCGTTCATCAGTTATGCCTTTTTATATGATTTGCGTTTGTCCGAGAACAATCAGATTGTATCCATTTTCACCAAAGAAAATTTTCAAGCCCTTCCTTTTCAGCAATTCAAAGTACATCCTTTATTCAACGAAATTCAGCAACTTAATGGCGTGCCCAAATGGCTCGCACCTTTGGAATATCCGGAATTAACCGGGGTAGAACCTGTCTTCACCCAGATCAGACTGGTGAAGGAACTCAGTTATTTTCAGAACATTGGCGTGCTTGTTGTCCAGATCAAAAAGGAGAGATCGACCGGATCTTTCGTCACCTGCAAATCAGCGATTCGGCACAGGATACGTCATTCCTGTTAATCAACGAAGAAGGGCTGATCGTCTATGATCCTGCAGGTCGGTATAACGGTGAGAACATGCAGAACCTTGGTGCTGAATCGGGCAGTTACGGTCCCGGCTTTAACAGCATCAGAACGGTCTTTGACGGCAAGGAGAGCATCATTTCGCAATATCATCTCAAGAACTATAACTGGAGTCTCGTCAGTGTGACATCATGGGAAGCCTTATCTGCGGAAACCAATGCCTTTGCAGGCTGGTCTGTCATTATTATTCTGTCGTGCCTGTTCGCTGCCATGATCTTTAATCTATTTTTCATGAATCGTATTACGGGCAACATTGCTGTACTTGTAAGGTTTATGCGTCGAGTGGATGATGGTGATTTTAATGCGAGGGTGGAAGGTAAAGGTTTTGACGAGATGCAGCTGCTTGCGCAAGGGTTCAATGAACTGTTGGACCGTATCGGGGATTATTCCGTCGTGTTCGGGCAGAGCAGGAGCAGAAGGCACAGGCAGAACTACGTGTCCTGCAAGCCCAGATCAAACCGCATTTTCTGTTCAATACATTGGAATCAATCAATGGCTTGGCATTGCGTGGTGAGGGGCGCAAAGTAAGCGAGATGGTGACCAGGCTGGGCAATATGCTTCGTATCAGCATTCAGGATCAGGAAGAGATTCCGCTGGGTGAGGAAATAAGGCATTTGCAGAGTTATCTGGAGATTCAACAGTACAGGTTTAGTGATTTGTTCACCTATGAGATTGACATTCCGCCCCATCTATACAGTTCAATTCTGCTTAAACTGACCCTCCAGCCTCTGGTGGAAAATAGCATTCAACATGGGTTTGAGGGGATCACCTATCCAGGTGTACTGCGGATAAGCGCCTATGCAGAACAGG
Protein-coding sequences here:
- the pflA gene encoding pyruvate formate-lyase-activating protein; this encodes MVNGHIHSLETFGTVDGPGIRFVLFMQGCLLKCQYCHNPDTWALDGGKEMTLEEVLAEIEPYLSYYRSSGGGLTISGGEPTLQAHFVAEIFKEVKRRWGLHTTLDSNGFNEPERIHDLLDHTDLVLLDLKHIDDEKHIKLTGKSNERTLKTAKWLSEQGRKMWIRHVYVPGIHNEEEDLLNLGRFIGTLNGVEKFEILPYHQMGIYKWEALGKVYPLDGVPSPSEEEVERAYRLIEQGRQETAGVTCPGK
- a CDS encoding cache domain-containing protein; the encoded protein is MNLRMKLALAFLLLIIVPMCALGIGMFLVTSHTIEKKYNQQAEYALQAISYNIENVFQQINNVTDNGIATSVFQMALNAKDPTKQDLGTGNQLSLNASQRNFRSLLYNYPFISYAFLYDLRLSENNQIVSIFTKENFQALPFQQFKVHPLFNEIQQLNGVPKWLAPLEYPELTGVEPVFTQIRLVKELSYFQNIGVLVVQIKKERSTGSFVTCKSAIRHRIRHSC
- a CDS encoding carbohydrate ABC transporter permease, which codes for MAKSIRSSIPHVLLMLYLIAILFPFLFVIFSSFKQDNNEIALNPFGLPTTWEFNNYVEAWVNAKIGTYFWNSLYISVLSSACTIVLGAMFAFAVTRMRHRRWSLFLYSLILAGMLIPNNALMLPIYLLVRKMGILDTHLALIVPYVANAIPFTIIILAAFMRSLPGEIEEAAVMDGLRAPGIFAKIVIPLTIPAIVTVFIVNFLGNWNEFLLANYFLSTDKLRTLPVGMVQFRDQYQMNYAQMSAGIVYSVVPVLVIYAILQEKIIEGVTAGGVKG
- a CDS encoding extracellular solute-binding protein: MKKGMTLLLSLLLITSWTLAGCSSSSNEPQQGAGNTPVEETSKEPVEMLLRHTQVGADKQKRLAILQDVVDQVEGEIPNLTFTLDGVESDVNRKEKLRGEMAAGNPPDIFELFGSPDSKVYAKEGMLLDLTPILQELGIQDQFTSLEPFTYEGKVYGLPIGGSGEGFFYNKEYFEKKGWKAPTTMAELDNILAEIKADGKVPLASASKAGWVPLMLTNHLWSRYAGPEITAKFATGEAKWTDPGVVQGFAKHKEWVDKGYFKKGELGFEYAEYTTQFTSGEAVLMYDGTWKSSVFKEGQSGESLIGKVGFFNMPPVENGAGDQTSLMRDVNNGYGFSAAVADDPQKLEAVKAFIKNFYNEDMQIRGLVEDGVLPAMKLDEKVLTDSITDDLMKEIVAVLNASKTSFPAFDALVQADVTTEISNLQIQKLIGGQTTPEKMAEELQKVQEEANASVE
- a CDS encoding HAMP domain-containing protein; translation: MQNLGAESGSYGPGFNSIRTVFDGKESIISQYHLKNYNWSLVSVTSWEALSAETNAFAGWSVIIILSCLFAAMIFNLFFMNRITGNIAVLVRFMRRVDDGDFNARVEGKGFDEMQLLAQGFNELLDRIGDYSVVFGQSRSRRHRQNYVSCKPRSNRIFCSIHWNQSMAWHCVVRGAK
- a CDS encoding histidine kinase — encoded protein: MESINGLALRGEGRKVSEMVTRLGNMLRISIQDQEEIPLGEEIRHLQSYLEIQQYRFSDLFTYEIDIPPHLYSSILLKLTLQPLVENSIQHGFEGITYPGVLRISAYAEQGQLVLCVEDNGIGITQEMLARFEYMAADPPEDMLAKEAESLSSITERRGLGLRSVADRIRIQYGTGYGIFICSAPGNGTVIRCIIPLYEQEEAG